The genomic window AGAACCAAGGTCCCAGTGGGCCCAGTTGGCCCAGTTCCAGTGATCTAGATTCCACGGGTTCGGGCCCAACTGGATTGTGGTTCCCTGCCCGACGCCGTTGATGTAGAGCTCCACGTTGGCGACTTTGTTTCCGTTTGTCATGTAGTAGACACGGTAGTAGGATCCAGTCGTGTTGGTCTTGAACCTGACATAGTCACCGTCGTGCAGGAAGAGTCCGCCTACGTAGGGGAATTCGCTTCCGCTCCAGCTCTTGCCCCTGAAGGTTGAGGCGCAGGCAACTCCGGTGAAGATGACGAGAACCCCGATAACCAAAGCTAGCCTTTTCATCAGATACTTCGGCCGCGAACGCCCCTGCGCCAACGCCTGAGCACGTGCGACCTGCCTCCTTTCATTGCTGATGCCCGATCCAATATGCACCACACTCGCGCCGAAGACCACACAGCCCTGGACAGTCTCACCTGCCTTCCATGGAGCCGGGGAGTTCTGAGTGCAGAGATGGTCTATCATATTAGACGTTTCGGGAATCAACAACACGACAACCGTGAATGACGGGAGGTGTGCCGGATGTCGGCTGGCGGAAGAAGGCAGGGCCTGGGTGAGGTGCGGCGTTGGTCCCAATGCTGGCCACGAACGTAGCAGTCCCGTACTCCGACACGCAGGACATGCGGATACCCGTCTCCCGGCCTGATCAGGCCGGATCGTCCGAGGCCTGAGGGAACGACCCCAGGACCCTGACGGATGAGGCTTTCGTCTTCAGCTCCGTGAGGGCGGCCTGGCAGTCTGGATCGTCCACATGCGCGTCGATGTCGAGGAAGAACACGTACTCCCACGGCCGGCCCCGGCTGGGCCTGGATTCGAGTTTCGTCATGTTGATCTGCCTGTACGCAAACGCACCCAGGCACCAGTAGAGAGCTCCGGGCCTGTGCTCCGTTACGATCACAAGGACAGTCTTGTTCCTCCGGCCTCGCGGCGCACTCCTGTGCCCAACCGCGTAGAATCTCGTCCGGTTGGACGGGTTGGTCTGAATACCCTCCGCCAGCACCGCAAGCCCATAGAGGCTGGCGGCTCGCCTGCTCGCAATGGCCGCAGCCCCTCGCATGCCAGCCTCCCGGAGGGTCCGGGCGCTGCCCGCGGTATCGTACGAGGCAATGGCCTCGGCGCCAAGGTCGTTCAGGAACTGATCGCACTGCGCAAGTGCCTGGGGATGTGAGTACACTCTGCGGATTTCGGAAATCGACTCTCCCGGGAGGGCAAGAAGACAGTGGTTCACCGGAAGGATGACTTCCCCATACACTTGGAGGTTGTTTCTGACCAGGAGATCGTAGCTTTCGTTTATGGACCCCGCAAGGGAGTTCTCGATGGGGATCAGCCCATCGGTTGCCGCGCCCCGGTTGATGGCGTCGAACACGGCCGCAAGTGTACGGCACGGGAGCGCTGTGCGGTTCACGCCGTCGATCTCCCCGAAGAATCTCACCACAGCTTCCTCGCTGTAAGCACCTGGCTCACCCTGAAAAGCGATTACTTGCTGCATACCTTGCCCCCCTGACCCAGATTTGGGATCTTGGCAGCAAGTATACCACACCCGCCAGGTCCAGGTCACGGTTCAGAGGCGGTTCCGTTGGAGCAGTCCCAATTGATGGTTGATAGCCCTCGCGGCCATAGTAACATATGGATGTCGCCGGCCCGCACCGAAGGAGGTTGTCCCCGGAGGCACGCAAAGCCCGCGAGATCGGATCATGCCCGGAGCTCGAGTGTGTGTGAAGCGCGGAATCGGGCACTGGCCAAGGCCTGAGAGACAAAGCCTGGGGCTCACGTGGACGACGCCCTCGTGAGTCCGACATTCCCACTCAGCAGCTCCTCTTCAACGATGGGGGATGAGTCTGATTTCGTAAACCCTGGGCCATAGCTTACCTGTGACAAATAGCCGGTCGCGGTCTTGGTCATAGGCAATGCCATTTAGGACATCGACATTGCGGCTCTGCCGGTGCGCTGGATCAAGTAATCCGGCCAAGTCGATCCATCCAGTGACATGCCCTGTACTTGGGTCGATGCGAACGATCAGGTCCGTCATCCATACGTTGGCCCAGATCTCTCCCTTGATGTACTCCAGTTCATTAAGGCGCGCTACAGGTCCCTCGAGGCTACGGACTGTGATCTTTCTCACAGGCCGAAAGGTTGTGGGATCCAAGTATGTCAATACCGGCGTGCCATCGCTCATGATGAGGTACTCTCCGTCAGTCGTGATCCCCCATCCCTCTGTGTGGTATGAGAAGTTGTCAACAAGGGCAAACGACTCTCTGTCATACACGAAGCCCTGCTGTTCTTGCCAAGTTAGCTGGATGATCTTGTCCCCGTATATCGCAATGCCTTCGCCGAAAAACCGACGAGGAAGATCCACCTCTTTCGCGATAGAGCCGTCTTCGAGCCGCACCTTTCGCAGCGATGAGCTGCCATGCAGTCCGGTCCCTTCATAGAGGTAACCATCGTGATACACCAAGCCCTGGGTGAAGGCTCCTGGGTCGTGAGGGAAGCTATTGATGACTTCATAGCCATACCTAGGCTCGCTGTTTGCACCAAGGCTTTCTTCGCTGTACATTGCTCTGACCGAAACGGCCAGATAGGCCAAGGCGCAGATCAGGAGAAAACCAGGGCTGAAGAGCTTGCGCACTGGAAACACCCCCCGGAACAACATCGCGGTGCGAGAGGACAACTCAAAGAGGCCTCTTCCCGGCAACATCCCGGGCGTGGGCGATGGCTGCACGGTGTGCTTTCAGTTCCAGAGTGTCATCGAGGGGAGGGAGCTCNNNNNNNNNNGCCGTACCGGCGCCGCAGGGCGGTATGGACAAGATCATCGCACAGCTTGGGGTTTTTCGGGAGCAACGGGCCGTGAAGGTACGTTCCGATCGCGTTCGAATGGACCGCGCCCTCGAATCCGTCCTTCCCGTTGTTCCCCCGGCCCAGCAATACCCGGCCGAGCGGCCTGATACCTTCACCAAGGTAGGTGCGACCTGAATGATTCTCGAACCCGACCACGGTGAACACCTCCGTTCCACTCAGGCCGGAGGTCTCGATGACCACATTGCCAATGAACCTTCCCTCGCCCGCTTCCGTCCACGCATCGAAGACCCCAAGCCCCGGAAGCTGCTGGCCATCCTGGGTGCGGTAGTACTTTCCAAGCAGCTGGTATCCACCGCAGACCGCGAGGACCACCACTCCGTCGCGGATGGCGTTTCGCAAGGATTCGCCCTTGCATTCCAGCAGGTCCCTGGCGATCAGCTTCTGTTGCCTGTCCTGCCCACCGCCGATGAAGATCACGTCGTAAGAGGCGAGGTCCGGGGCCGCACCAAGAGAGACGCATTCGATGCTGGCCTCGATTCCGCGCCAGGCACACCTCCGCTGGATCGTGAGCATGTCCCCGCGGTCGCCGTAAGTGTTCATGAGATCGGGATAGAGGTGGCAGACTCGGAGTTGCAGGGGGATCACCACCAATACGTGGAAGATGTCAACTGCGCCAGAATTGCCTTATATGGGCGCGCTTTCTGATCTCTTCGCGCACACCCAACATTGCGGTGTAGGTCGGAAGGATTCCCAGAGTCTCGCCGGGGGTCGTGTTGGCGAGCGCGGCGTCCAGCGCCCGGCCGAGATTAGGCTCGACCTGCATCACAGATGGGTCGAGGCCCGCGTACTTCAGCCTCAACGCGGCGTCCCATGCACGTACCCCCGAACACACCGCGAGACGGAATGGAGTCGGCCGCTCCACCATCGGGCTGAGATCAGCATCCCAAATCCACGAGATGTCGCGACCGTCCGCGTAGTTGTCGTTCAAGCAGAACATGATGACCGCGATGGATGGATCACCCGCCACGGATTTCGCCACTTCAGACAGGCCAACCGGGTTCTTGACCAGCACGAGAGACAGCCTCTTGTCGCCGATGTCCACTGTCTCTGCCCTTCCGAATGCGGATCCCGCGGAATTGATCCCAGAGGCGGCGGCCTTGGGGCAGGTACCGAAGACCAAGCAGCACGCCGCAGCTGCAAGGCCGTTGTAGGCGTTGTACAGCCCTGGCAGGCGCAAAGAGATAGGGATCTGGTCTTCTGCGCCCCAGTGCACGCTGAACCGGTAGCCCGCGCCGGGGACCTGTTCGATGTGGCGCGCGGTGAAGTCCAAAGCCGGTCTGGACCGCCCGCATCTCGGGCATGAGTACACGCCGAGATGGCCGATGGTGGTGGCTTCGTATATGAAGTACTCTCCGCAGGCAAGACAGTTGACCACGTCGCGAGGGCTCAAGTCCGCCTCGCCCGCCTCTCGTGCGCGGGTGGCGGGTTCCGGCACGGGGCCGGCATCCAGCCCGTAGTACCGGACGATACACCGGGCGGTCCGACCCAGGTCAGCAACGAGTGGGTCGTCAGCGTTCAGCAGAAGGGTGGCGCTCTCAGGCATGCGGTCAGTAGCCTGTCTAATCAGTTCGAGGGTGGCGTCGACCTCTCCATACCGGTCGAGCTGGTCACGGAAGCAATTGGTGACCACCACGACCGAAGGGTTGATGTCGGGGATCACCCGCCTCATGCTAGCCTCGTCTACCTCAAACACGATCACATCCGCTTGTATCCTGCCCGTTAAGGTGGATGAGGCAATCAAGGCAGATACAAGCCCACTCTTGAGATTCGCCCCTGTCGTGTTGCCCAGGATACGAAGTCCAGACGCGGACAGTGCCCCGGCAATGAGCTTGCAGGTAGTAGTCTTTCCGTTGGAGCCGGTGACCAGGATCACGCGCGCCCCAGAGCCTCCGACGATCTTCTGGAGGATGTTAGGGTCCAATCTGAGACCAACGAGCCCCGGCAGAGAAGACCCACCTCCAAGCCGCGTGATCCTCAGGCCGAGCTGGATCGCTTTGCCCACAAGTACTGCGAACCAAGTCCTGAGATTCGGGCGCGGGTGCTGGGGGCTTGGCGGGCATGCTAGTTGCGTCTGCGACCTGCCGGGCATCCTGCCACCTTCCTGCGGAATCGATCTGGTTCGACATAGTTCTACATCGAGCCCGCAGTCTCCTTGCCTCCAATCACCCGACGCCTGCCGGGCAACTCGTCTAAGGTTTCCAGGATCAGGACCCGTAGAGCAGTCTCTCCCTGTTGAAGAGGCGAAGTGCCACGCGGAGCAGGATCAAGGCCCCCGCCATACTTCCGGCGGCACTCACCAGAATGGCGCCGGCCTGAAGGGATCCGGTCTGTACTATCCGGCCCAGGGCCGCAAATGACCCATACAGGGGGATGAGGTAAGCCACAGGGCTTGTTGCCGGGACGAACGCAGCGACGAACGCAGGTACGATCGCTCCGAGAACCACAGGAGTCGCTGCGGACTGGGCGTCTTTGAACGCTCGCGCCCTGACGCTCACTATCATCAAGACTACGTCGAGGAAGACTGCAAGTGGCAACCCTATCAGTATGGCACCGAGGATGACCTGCCCGGGAAGAACCGCTCCTCTGGTCACGGACTCGGGCAGAAGGTTGCTGACAACCCAGAATGCCAGGAAAGTCAGGAGAAGCGGAGCAATGGAGATGGTGAATACCGCGAGCAGTTTCCCTACTACAACGGAGAAGTCCGACGCCGGTGTCACCAGCAAAGCCTCCAGGGTACCTCTCTCCCGCTCCCCAGCAGTGACATCGATGGCCACAAACAACCCTCCCTGGGCCACGATGAGCGCGAGAAGAAGGGGAAGGCTGAACCCGGCGAACAACCCGCCCAGCTGTGCTGGGGATGCCAGATCCTGCCGACTCAAGGAGACCGGGGTCAGAAGCGCGGGATCGAGGTCGCGGGATGCCACCCGCGCCGCGGACACAACTTGGTTGTACTGGCTTATCGCCAGATCAAGCCGCTGCCCGGAGAAGGTCCCCCCGAAGATTCCCCCGGCAGTCTGGTTGGTGAGAAGAGTCAAAGCCGCCGGGCGTTCGGCCGCGACATCTTCGGCAAATCCAGGGGGAATTACCAGACCGGCGGACTCCTCCGCGCGGGATATAGCGTCCTCGAGGTCTCCTTCATACTCCTTGAGCGTGACGCCGAAATGTCCGAATACCTCCACGAGCGTGGGATCGGCGTGTGCGACCCCTCGGGCAGGAATGATCAGAGGGGCCTCGGTGCGCGCAGTGATGGCGCTGTTCAGAATGGGCATGAAGGTCGCGTAGAAGATCCCTATCAGAAGAGGTATCAGGAGCGCTTGAATCAGGGCTTTCCTGTCCCTGATACTGTCTGTGACTTCCTTGCGCCAGATGTTGGTTATGTCGTTAAGCATGGTCGCCCTCCTCGATTGTCTGGGCGTACTCGCTGGTGTGAAGGCCTTCGCGACCGCCCGCCAAAGCGACGAAGGCATCCTCCAGGTTATCCTCTCCCGTCCTTGCCCTGAGCTCGGCTGGAGAGCCGAAAGCCACCATTTTGCCTCTCACGATTATTGCGACGTAGTCGCAGAGCCTTTCAGCCTCGTCCATGTAATGGGTAGTGAACAGGATGCAGTGGCCGCGGTCTCTGAGATCCCGTATGGTCTGCCTGGTCTCGCGGACGGCCATCACATCCAGACCGTTGGTGGGCTCGTCCATTATGATGGTGCGAGGGTTGTGCACGAGTGCGCGACCGATCACGATTTTCTGTCTTTGGCCCCTACTGAACCCATGTGCCCGCCTATCCGCAAACTCACCCATGCCGAGCAAGTCGATGACACCCTGTACCCGCTCCTCGAGGTCCCTCCCGACTATCCCGTAGAACCGCCCGTAGTACCGGAAGTGCTCCCGGGCAGTAAGCCTTGGGTAGACTCCGGTCATGTCAGACTGGACGCCCAGAGCCTTGCGGACTTGAGACGGCTCCTGGGTGACATCGTACCCATCCACGACCGCAGTGCCACGCATCGGCCTGATGAGCCCGGCGATCATCCGCAGAGTCGTGGTCTTGCCCGCTCCGTTGGGCCCCAGAAGTCCAGTTATCTTGCCGTCCGGGCAAGTAAAACTGACTCCATCCACTGCCCGGACGTCTCCGTAGTGCTTGGTCAGATCCCTGACGTCGATCATGAGGACGCCTCCCAATATGTGATGGCATGCAGGGCCGTGGGCCGAATCTTCGGGCATGCCACGCCTGCGTACACAATTCTACCAAATCCATCCGGACAATACATGCTAGGAATTCCTGGGACGGCCCAGGAATCCGCGGGGGTTGAGCGAATTACACTGCCTATACACTGTCTTCGCTGCTGCATGATTACAAGCGCCTGCTATCAGCGAAATGGGAGAAGGGGCAAGTGAGTAACGATCAACGATCATCATTGACTATGGCAGACGGCCTCAGTGTAGGACTGCCCGTCTGCATTGGCTACATTCCGGCGGCCATGGCATTTGGCTCACTGGCCAAGGTGGAAGGCTTCTCTCTGACAGACGGATTCTTGTTTTCTTCTGTGGTCTTTGCTGGCGCCAGCCAGTTCATGGCTTTGCATCTGCTCCGTCTGGGCGTGGGGTTCGGCCAGATTGTCTTGGCCACCTTTCTTCTCAACTTCCGTCATTTCTTCATGAGCGCATCCTTGAGCACTCGGCTGCACAAGGACTCCGGCAGATGGCTGCCGTTGGTGGCTTTCGGAGTCACGGACGAGACTTTCTCCGTCGCGGCTACGCGCCGGGAAGACCTCACCGTACCGTTTCTCTTGGCCCTGGAGGGCTTGGCCTATAGTGCATGGGTAGCAGGTACTGTGCTCGGGTACCTTGTAGCCTCCAAGCTGCCGCAAAGCGTCCAGGCCAGCATGCAGGTGGCCTTGTATGCCATGTTCATATCCATCCTGGCGCCCGAGGCCAGGGCTTCGTGGAAGGTTGTGGCACTGGCCGCGGGAGCAGGGATAATCAACGCCTTACTGACAAGCCTGGGACTGATGGCTTCCGGATGGACCCTTATCGTTGCCGTGATAGTATCCGCTGCGCTCGGGACTCTGGTGTTTGAAGACACAAGAGAGGATGTGAGAGCATGAGGATCTGGTTGCTCGTCATCAGCATGGCTGCCGTCACCTATCTTCCCCGCCTCGTTCCCCTGGTCGCGTTGTCCGGGCAGCGCATGCCGAAGCCGCTTCGCCGCTTCCTGCTCAA from Bacillota bacterium includes these protein-coding regions:
- the pheA gene encoding prephenate dehydratase, with protein sequence MQQVIAFQGEPGAYSEEAVVRFFGEIDGVNRTALPCRTLAAVFDAINRGAATDGLIPIENSLAGSINESYDLLVRNNLQVYGEVILPVNHCLLALPGESISEIRRVYSHPQALAQCDQFLNDLGAEAIASYDTAGSARTLREAGMRGAAAIASRRAASLYGLAVLAEGIQTNPSNRTRFYAVGHRSAPRGRRNKTVLVIVTEHRPGALYWCLGAFAYRQINMTKLESRPSRGRPWEYVFFLDIDAHVDDPDCQAALTELKTKASSVRVLGSFPQASDDPA
- a CDS encoding glutaminyl-peptide cyclotransferase; translation: MRKLFSPGFLLICALAYLAVSVRAMYSEESLGANSEPRYGYEVINSFPHDPGAFTQGLVYHDGYLYEGTGLHGSSSLRKVRLEDGSIAKEVDLPRRFFGEGIAIYGDKIIQLTWQEQQGFVYDRESFALVDNFSYHTEGWGITTDGEYLIMSDGTPVLTYLDPTTFRPVRKITVRSLEGPVARLNELEYIKGEIWANVWMTDLIVRIDPSTGHVTGWIDLAGLLDPAHRQSRNVDVLNGIAYDQDRDRLFVTGKLWPRVYEIRLIPHR
- a CDS encoding glutamine amidotransferase, translating into MVIPLQLRVCHLYPDLMNTYGDRGDMLTIQRRCAWRGIEASIECVSLGAAPDLASYDVIFIGGGQDRQQKLIARDLLECKGESLRNAIRDGVVVLAVCGGYQLLGKYYRTQDGQQLPGLGVFDAWTEAGEGRFIGNVVIETSGLSGTEVFTVVGFENHSGRTYLGEGIRPLGRVLLGRGNNGKDGFEGAVHSNAIGTYLHGPLLPKNPKLCDDLVHTALRRRYG
- a CDS encoding Mur ligase family protein — protein: MPGRSQTQLACPPSPQHPRPNLRTWFAVLVGKAIQLGLRITRLGGGSSLPGLVGLRLDPNILQKIVGGSGARVILVTGSNGKTTTCKLIAGALSASGLRILGNTTGANLKSGLVSALIASSTLTGRIQADVIVFEVDEASMRRVIPDINPSVVVVTNCFRDQLDRYGEVDATLELIRQATDRMPESATLLLNADDPLVADLGRTARCIVRYYGLDAGPVPEPATRAREAGEADLSPRDVVNCLACGEYFIYEATTIGHLGVYSCPRCGRSRPALDFTARHIEQVPGAGYRFSVHWGAEDQIPISLRLPGLYNAYNGLAAAACCLVFGTCPKAAASGINSAGSAFGRAETVDIGDKRLSLVLVKNPVGLSEVAKSVAGDPSIAVIMFCLNDNYADGRDISWIWDADLSPMVERPTPFRLAVCSGVRAWDAALRLKYAGLDPSVMQVEPNLGRALDAALANTTPGETLGILPTYTAMLGVREEIRKRAHIRQFWRS
- a CDS encoding ABC transporter permease; translated protein: MLNDITNIWRKEVTDSIRDRKALIQALLIPLLIGIFYATFMPILNSAITARTEAPLIIPARGVAHADPTLVEVFGHFGVTLKEYEGDLEDAISRAEESAGLVIPPGFAEDVAAERPAALTLLTNQTAGGIFGGTFSGQRLDLAISQYNQVVSAARVASRDLDPALLTPVSLSRQDLASPAQLGGLFAGFSLPLLLALIVAQGGLFVAIDVTAGERERGTLEALLVTPASDFSVVVGKLLAVFTISIAPLLLTFLAFWVVSNLLPESVTRGAVLPGQVILGAILIGLPLAVFLDVVLMIVSVRARAFKDAQSAATPVVLGAIVPAFVAAFVPATSPVAYLIPLYGSFAALGRIVQTGSLQAGAILVSAAGSMAGALILLRVALRLFNRERLLYGS
- a CDS encoding ATP-binding cassette domain-containing protein, which translates into the protein MIDVRDLTKHYGDVRAVDGVSFTCPDGKITGLLGPNGAGKTTTLRMIAGLIRPMRGTAVVDGYDVTQEPSQVRKALGVQSDMTGVYPRLTAREHFRYYGRFYGIVGRDLEERVQGVIDLLGMGEFADRRAHGFSRGQRQKIVIGRALVHNPRTIIMDEPTNGLDVMAVRETRQTIRDLRDRGHCILFTTHYMDEAERLCDYVAIIVRGKMVAFGSPAELRARTGEDNLEDAFVALAGGREGLHTSEYAQTIEEGDHA
- a CDS encoding AzlC family ABC transporter permease — translated: MSNDQRSSLTMADGLSVGLPVCIGYIPAAMAFGSLAKVEGFSLTDGFLFSSVVFAGASQFMALHLLRLGVGFGQIVLATFLLNFRHFFMSASLSTRLHKDSGRWLPLVAFGVTDETFSVAATRREDLTVPFLLALEGLAYSAWVAGTVLGYLVASKLPQSVQASMQVALYAMFISILAPEARASWKVVALAAGAGIINALLTSLGLMASGWTLIVAVIVSAALGTLVFEDTREDVRA